The following coding sequences lie in one Labrus bergylta chromosome 13, fLabBer1.1, whole genome shotgun sequence genomic window:
- the chaf1b gene encoding chromatin assembly factor 1 subunit B — translation MKVVTCEIAWHNKEPVYSLDFQHSCDGRFHRLATAGVDTTVRLWRVDTGPDGKAVVELLSNLARHTKAVNVVRFSPNGELLASGGDDAAILLWKLNDSKEPEQAAMFQEDEDAQLNKESWSVVKTLRGHIEDVYDICWTRDGNFMVSGSVDNTAVMWDVNKGQKLCILNDHKSYVQGVTWDPLGQYVATLSCDRVMRVYSTHTKKKAFCVSKMSSGPQAEGEVKQHRMFHDDSMRSFFRRLSFTPDGSFLLAPAGCVEIGENIINTTYIFSRKSLKRPIAHLPCPSKATLAVRCCPVYFELRTKKGEDGSIQPLPNVFQLPYRMVFAVASEDSIFLYDTQQTLPFGLVSNVHYHTLSDLTWSGDGSFLAVSSTDGYCSFLSFSPGELGTPLKEPPTLEVFAPSSAAEKKGKKSSTARTSSPVTPLPSSALTPSSQPGKDVTPPDEKKSTPSGKAKPQPRRITLNTLEGWGKPSTPKAAAPSAPQTPTSASKSTPSTPQPRIAPLTPTSSSTQPRIAPLTPTSSSTQPCIAPLTPSTPKVLNSANAAGPNTPKGPTTPKGPTPRRVSLTPVAVRSPAVSSLFRTPSSTEKAKHERPSPPTDPVCQPPESKRPKTSEPPAKSSSTKA, via the exons ATGAAGGTTGTAACGTGTGAGATTGCGTGGCACAACAAAGAGCCAGTCTACAGTCTGGACTTCCAGCACAGCTGTGATGGACGTTTTCACCGACTGGCCACAGCTGGAGTGGACACCACAGTCAGA CTGTGGCGagtggacacaggcccagaCGGGAAAGCTGTGGTGGAGTTACTGTCTAATCTGGCAAGACACACCAAGGCGGTCAACGTGGTGCGTTTTAGCCCTAATGGAGAGCTGCTCGCCTCAGGAGGAGACg atGCAGCAATTTTATTGTGGAAGCTCAACGACTCTAAGGAGCCTGAGCAGGCAGCCATGTTCCAGGAGGATGAAGATGCTCAGCTCAACAAGGAGAGCTGGTCTGTGGTGAAGACACTAAG GGGACACATAGAGGACGTGTATGACATCTGCTGGACACGGGATGGAAACTTCATGGTGTCGGGGTCGGTGGACAACACAGCTGTTATGTGGGACGTCAACAAAG GACAGAAGCTTTGTATTTTGAATGACCATAAGAGCTACGTGCAGGGGGTGACCTGGGATCCTTTAGGCCAGTATGTAGCCACTCTCAGCTGTGACAG AGTGATGCGTGTGTACAGCACTCACACcaaaaagaaggctttttgtgtCAGTAAGATGAGCTCCGGGCCACAAGCAGAGGGAGAG GTCAAACAACACAGAATGTTCCACGACGACAGCATGAGGTCTTTTTTTCGACGTCTCTCTTTCACTCCTGATGGATCTTTCCTGCTTGCACCAG cTGGATGTGTGGAAATTGGAGAAAACATCATTAACACCACCTATATCTTTTCCAGGAAGAGCCTAAAAAG gccTATTGCACATCTGCCCTGCCCATCAAAAGCGACGCTGGCGGTGCGCTGCTGCCCCGTCTACTTTGAACTGAGGACCAAGAAGGGAGAAG ATGGCTCTATTCAGCCTCTTCCTAACGTATTCCAGTTGCCGTACCGGATGGTGTTTGCCGTGGCGTCTGAGGACTCCATCTTCCTGTACGACACGCAGCAGACTCTTCCTTTCGGCCTGGTGTCCAACGTCCACTACCACACACTCAGCGATCTCACATG GTCTGGTGACGGCTCCTTCCTGGCTGTTTCCTCCACAGATGGTTACTGCTCCTTCCTGTCCTTCTCTCCCGGGGAACTGGGCACTCCGCTGAAGGAGCCCCCCACCCTGGAGGTCTTTGCCCCCAGCAGTGCTGCCGAGAAAAAGGGCAAGAAGTCGTCGACAGCGAGGACGTCATCTCCTGTGACCCCGCTGCCGAGCTCAGCCCTGACGCCCTCATCCCAACCCGGCAAGGATGTCACCCCCCCAGACGAGAAGAAGAGCACCCCCAGCGGCAAAGCTAAACCTCAGCCCCGCAGGATCACTCTCAACACCCTGGAGGGCTGGGGGAAGCCCTCCACCCCTAAAGCCGCAGCTCCTTCAGCCCCTCAGACGCCAACGTCTGCAAGCAAAAGCACGCCCTCCACTCCCCAGCCTCGCATCGCCCCTCTCACCCCAACCAGTTCTTCCACCCAGCCTCGCATTGCCCCTCTCACCCCAACCAGTTCTTCCACCCAGCCTTGCATCGCCCCTCTCACTCCCTCCACCCCTAAAGTCCTCAACAGTGCTAATGCTGCTGGGCCCAACACCCCTAAGGGACCAACAACCCCAAAGGGACCAACACCGAG GCGAGTGTCTTTGACTCCAGTCGCAGTTCGCTCTCCAGCTGTTAGTTCACTCTTCCGCACTCCCTCGTCCACTGAGAAGGCCAAACACG aacGCCCGTCTCCTCCCACTGATCCAGTCTGCCAGCCCCCAGAGTCCAAACGGCCCAAGACCAGCGAGCCCCCCGCAAAGAGCAGCTCCACCAAGGCTTAG
- the si:dkey-229b18.3 gene encoding uncharacterized protein si:dkey-229b18.3 → MAGDCAHTTAHYAFTPAKASCWSDEAGEMEAAAGNSSAGRGPPARWSSNFEMIEGLLYRKKLEKGFINYREVLDEDRRHEALSTFHRKRRPSQHHLSLEETYKCVAENYWWEGMYFQIRDFVLACQECQRQQTKNTEEQGGRRCVTKTMSSHGTDMLSKLRSQREAGLFCDITLRTNGRSYSAHRAVLAAVSDHFQEIFTDMDSGMKADIDLTGFSEDSLLSLLDFSYSSTLCVRQEDLPEVIAMARHLGMWPAVEACAALMKEREQKPRHGKGFPLACHRQQRDNKKRGLLGLGDTMDKSFSLTLDASDESFDGSPRRNLRRTPKRQSPNGLPLSPTHRMKLMDFKSPSSKKATTPRHNACSPQSHNYSPTKSPSNTRLLRSTPGAAEEVQRFLPKPETPRRNKKPHPIGRLLCPSSRTRQGAACSPVRVKQEVEEVAVDEEDYARAQEKYKLMNVLGLQRTALLPRPEDLIGWRQKKRLRKLKANNYSLTKRRKPRAASPPGLPYGDVTLSLPLCNPVNTRLLSKSGKPKLTGLTADHMTTKRPKVVSRHVPPSDRSMRSKGAIPDMFLPAARRPCVGGRELRQSVRRGEGAHPQKPPRHKTNKTVVRIKQEPADDFSISGFSLPSNGSCGVAPKKSPTAQRTQARNKVPVETVRVLRYNSGRPAAKAKLRRGFMKEVEKKVDGPGQRGVVDTRPRTKVDDEPCGLQFTEQAPPPSIYNHPLYKVIKEEPADPVPVGVPFSDPPSPDLGKRQSKPPIKLLDSGFLFSFCRPAGGAMAVLKKEEESVDICLTRSVSQVREKFGATQDSPHRTLRARAPPLTVVKREREERSVSQSKAQRPRPNSRNNAHHTTKAVRSKAKPTKPKQQAPPLPLSSRSYVMTDAVSRARLKQLRGPRSQVPKLPKAAHACLQCPTSYKDCDALIMHRLRHIEGKHWPCLLCSKTFFRLRNVRNHIRTHDPKLYKCRSCIVSGS, encoded by the exons ATGGCCGGTGACTGCGCACACACCACCGCGCATTACGCCTTCACTCCGGCCAAAGCCTCCTGCTGGTCGGATGAAGCCGGAGAGATGGAGGCAGCAGCCGGGAACTCTTCTGCAGGGCGTGGACCCCCTGCACGGTGGTCCTCCAACTTTGAGATGATAGAAGGCTTGCTGTACCGCAAAAAACTGGAAAAGGGTTTCATCAACTACCGGGAGGTTCTGGATGAGGACCGGAGACACGAGGCTCTCTCCACCTTCCACCGGAAGCGCCGGCCGAGCCAGCATCACCTCTCCCTGGAGGAGACTTACAAATGTGTGGCTGAGAACTACTGGTGGGAGG GTATGTACTTCCAGATCAGAGATTTTGTCTTGGCCTGTCAAGAGTGTCAGAGGCAGCAAACCAAAAACACTGAG GAGCAGGGTGGTAGAAGATGTGTCACTAAGACGATGTCATCGCACGGCACCGACATGCTGAGCAAGCTGAGGAGTCAGCGGGAGGCGGGGCTCTTCTGTGACATCACCCTGCGGACAAACGGGCGATCCTACTCGGCCCACAGAGCCGTGCTGGCAGCCGTCAGCGATCACTTCCAGGAAATCTTCACAGACATGGATTCAGGCATGAAAGCAGACATAGATCTCACCG GCTTCAGTGAGGACAGCCTTTTGTCTCTGCTGGACTTCTCCTACTCCTCCACTCTGTGCGTTCGCCAGGAGGACCTACCCGAGGTCATCGCCATGGCCCGCCACCTGGGCATGTGGCCCGCCGTGGAGGCGTGCGCCGCTCTCATGAAAGAGCGGGAACAGAAACCTCGACACGGCAAAGGATTTCCCCTCGCCTGTCACCGCCAGCAGAGGGACAACAAGAAGAGAGGGCTTCTGGGACTCGGGGACACGATGGACAAAAGTTTCAGTCTGACTCTGGACGCGTCCGACGAGTCTTTTGATGGAAGTCCGAGGCGGAATTTGCGAAGGACGCCAAAACGCCAAAGCCCCAACGGTCTCCCTCTGAGTCCCACACACAGGATGAAGCTCATGGACTTTAAATCTCCCTCCTCCAAGAAAGCCACCACGCCCCGACACAACGCGTGCTCCCCACAGTCTCACAACTACTCGCCCACCAAGTCGCCGTCGAACACCCGTCTGCTCCGCTCGACTCCCGGAGCCGCCGAGGAGGTTCAGCGGTTTCTCCCGAAGCCTGAGACGCCTCGACGGAACAAGAAACCACATCCCATCGGCCGGCTTTTGTGCCCCTCCTCCAGGACGAGGCAGGGCGCCGCATGCAGCCCCGTGAGGGTGAAgcaagaggtggaggaggtcgCAGTGGACGAGGAGGATTACGCGAGGGCGCAGGAGAAATACAAGCTGATGAACGTCCTCGGGTTACAGAGGACCGCCCTCCTGCCCAGACCCGAAGATCTGATCGGCTGGAGGCAGAAGAAGCGACTGAGGAAGCTGAAGGCCAACAATTACTCGCTCACGAAGAGGCGGAAACCTCGCGCCGCTTCACCGCCGGGACTGCCGTACGGGGACGTGACGCTGTCGCTTCCTCTCTGTAACCCGGTCAACACTCGCCTCCTCAGCAAGTCGGGGAAGCCCAAGCTAACGGGTCTCACCGCCGATCACATGACCACGAAGAGGCCTAAGGTCGTCTCCCGACACGTCCCGCCCAGTGACAGGAGCATGCGGAGTAAAGGTGCGATACCTGACATGTTTCTGCCTGCAGCCAGGAGGCCGTGCGTTGGTGGGAGGGAGCTCAGACAGTCGGTGAGGAGGGGGGAAGGCGCCCACCCTCAGAAGCCTCCGCGACACAAAACCAACAAAACTGTGGTCAGGATCAAGCAGGAGCCGGCCGACGACTTCTCCATCTCAGGTTTTTCACTTCCATCAAATGGCAGCTGCGGTGTCGCACCTAAAAAGTCCCCGACCGCACAGAGGACGCAGGCGAGAAATAAAGTCCCTGTGGAGACGGTGAGAGTGCTGCGGTACAACAGCGGGCGACCAGCGGCTAAGGCTAAGCTAAGGCGGGGCTTCATGAAGGAGGTGGAGAAGAAGGTGGACGGTCCAGGACAGAGGGGGGTCGTGGATACCAGACCCAGAACAAAGGTTGATGACGAACCTTGTGGTCTCCAGTTTACAGAGcaggcccctcccccttccaTCTACAACCACCCTCTTTACAAAGTCATCAAAGAGGAGCCGGCAGACCCCGTGCCGGTGGGCGTGCCTTTCTCCGATCCTCCCTCGCCAGACCTGGGCAAAAGGCAGAGCAAGCCGCCCATCAAGCTGCTGGACTCGGGCTTCCTGTTCAGCTTCTGTCGGCCCGCGGGGGGCGCCATGGCCGTgctgaagaaagaggaggagagcgtGGATATCTGCTTGACGCGGTCCGTGTCGCAAGTCAGGGAGAAATTTGGAGCGACGCAGGATTCTCCTCACAGGACGCTCAGAGCGAGAGCGCCCCCTCTGACTgtggtgaagagagagagggaggagaggagtgtGAGTCAGAGCAAGGCGCAGAGACCGAGGCCCAACTCAAGAAACAACGCTCATCACACGACTAAGGCGGTCCGCTCAAAGGCCAAACCCACCAAGCCAAAG CAACAAGCTCCGCCCCTCCCTCTGAGCAGCAGGAGCTACGTCATGACGGATGCTGTAAGTCGGGCCAGGCTAAAGCAGCTCCGCGGGCCTCGTAGTCAAGTCCCCAAACTCCCGAAGGCGGCCCACGCTTGTCTGCAGTGCCCGACTTCCTACAAGGACTGCGACGCTCTAATCATGCATCGCCTCAGGCACATCGAGGGGAAGCACTGGCCGTGTCTG CTCTGCAGTAAGACGTTCTTTCGACTGAGAAATGTAAGAAACCACATCCGCACCCACGACCCCAAGTTGTACAAATGCCGGAGCTGCATCGTCTCCGGCTCCTGA